In a genomic window of Nocardiopsis mwathae:
- a CDS encoding carbamoyltransferase C-terminal domain-containing protein, producing the protein MNGRSGWVAGVNHGAHDASCALLHHGELVVAVEQERLSRRKRAVDQSPARALRYCLDFAGIDLTEVDCLALGSDHDGLAAWLGVEGEERERALPYDRPGWLFPDEVFHGARPRAVRAVPHHLAHAASGYWPSGFGECAVLVIDAMGENTGTSIAVARDGGVEILESYGVETSLGFFYEAASEFAGLGRQDGGKLMGLASYGRPVHPAALAYRDGAIVWDGVPESTRRGRALIEERSEELQRYFADHTYPYSRRRGESVMAYADFAASAQAALEETILGLARRARELTGLNRLAVAGGVGLNCTANGRLADSGIFDEVYVQPMAHDAGVALGAALAVAAEHRPGLQGVSRMSHAYWGPDLTAEDTAAAFAAAGVRAERFGLEELLPRVVRILTAGGIVAWGQGRAEVGPRALGARSLLGDPRDRETLTRLNLAKNREMWRPLAPSVQEERFAEFFEGTPNAFMIVAARVREEARRRIPAVVHVDHSARPQAVRREDNPAYHALLSSFDAQTGVPVLVNTSLNVAEEPMASSADDILSTYLKSGADAVVIGDHLAVRD; encoded by the coding sequence ATGAACGGTCGGTCAGGTTGGGTCGCCGGGGTCAACCACGGCGCGCACGACGCGTCCTGCGCACTGCTCCACCACGGTGAACTCGTGGTCGCCGTCGAGCAGGAGCGCCTGTCGCGCCGCAAACGCGCGGTGGACCAGTCACCCGCCCGGGCACTGCGCTACTGCCTCGACTTCGCGGGGATCGACCTCACCGAGGTCGACTGCCTCGCCTTGGGGTCGGACCACGACGGGCTGGCCGCATGGCTCGGCGTGGAGGGGGAGGAACGGGAACGGGCCCTGCCCTACGACCGCCCCGGGTGGCTCTTCCCCGACGAGGTCTTCCACGGAGCACGCCCCCGCGCGGTCCGGGCCGTGCCGCATCACCTCGCCCACGCGGCCAGTGGGTACTGGCCCAGCGGGTTCGGGGAGTGCGCCGTGCTGGTGATCGACGCGATGGGGGAGAACACCGGCACATCGATCGCCGTCGCCCGGGACGGCGGCGTGGAGATCCTGGAGAGCTACGGGGTGGAGACCTCGCTCGGCTTCTTCTACGAGGCCGCGTCGGAGTTCGCCGGGCTGGGCCGCCAGGACGGCGGCAAGCTCATGGGGCTCGCCTCCTACGGCCGCCCCGTCCACCCCGCCGCGCTCGCCTACCGGGACGGCGCCATCGTCTGGGACGGTGTCCCCGAGAGCACCCGGCGCGGTCGCGCACTGATCGAGGAGCGTTCCGAAGAGCTCCAGCGCTACTTCGCCGACCACACCTACCCCTACTCACGCCGCCGCGGCGAGTCGGTCATGGCCTACGCCGACTTCGCCGCCTCGGCACAGGCCGCCCTGGAGGAGACCATCCTCGGCCTGGCCCGGCGCGCCCGCGAGCTGACCGGCCTCAACCGGCTCGCCGTGGCCGGGGGCGTCGGACTGAACTGCACGGCCAACGGGCGGCTCGCCGACAGCGGCATCTTCGACGAGGTCTACGTCCAGCCGATGGCCCACGACGCCGGCGTCGCCCTGGGCGCGGCCCTCGCGGTCGCCGCCGAGCACCGGCCCGGCCTGCAGGGCGTGTCCCGCATGTCCCACGCCTACTGGGGGCCCGACCTCACGGCGGAGGACACCGCTGCCGCCTTCGCCGCCGCCGGAGTCCGGGCCGAACGGTTCGGCCTTGAGGAGCTGCTGCCCCGCGTGGTCCGCATCCTCACCGCGGGCGGCATCGTCGCCTGGGGACAGGGGCGCGCCGAGGTGGGACCCCGGGCGCTCGGCGCGCGCAGCCTGCTCGGCGACCCGCGCGACCGCGAGACTCTGACCCGGCTCAACCTCGCGAAGAACCGGGAGATGTGGCGGCCGCTCGCGCCCAGCGTGCAAGAGGAGCGCTTCGCGGAGTTCTTCGAGGGGACACCGAACGCGTTCATGATCGTGGCGGCCCGGGTCCGCGAGGAGGCGCGGCGGAGGATCCCCGCCGTGGTGCACGTCGACCACTCCGCCCGACCCCAGGCCGTGCGGCGCGAGGACAATCCCGCCTACCACGCCCTGCTGTCGTCCTTCGACGCTCAGACGGGTGTCCCCGTCCTGGTCAATACGTCCCTCAACGTCGCGGAGGAGCCCATGGCCTCCTCCGCCGACGACATCCTCTCCACCTACCTCAAGAGCGGGGCGGACGCCGTCGTCATCGGCGACCACCTCGCCGTCCGGGACTGA
- a CDS encoding aminotransferase class III-fold pyridoxal phosphate-dependent enzyme: MDTTGPVTDGRARRSAAADVDGSILAKPSLLGGTGTAAEPRWVERAEGAHLWDAAGHRYLDMVLGFGSVILGHADPEVTEAVVADIRRGVSATLRKEAELELAELLTATVPGAEMAMLLKTGSDATSAAVRVARAHTGRERVLRWGYQGWHDWCAPRGAGVPRACRELTDTLPFDDVEALRARFRDHGDRIAAVVVMPAGDEPVSREYLLECRRLAHHHGSLFVLDEIRTGFRLALGGAQEYFGVTADLVTVSKAMANGHPVSALLGRRDVLRTLASVSMSSVFFRSTDGMAAALATIRRLRDTAAIADVWRHGRRLQEGMAAEARDAGVPVRVVGLPPMPFHRFDLTGEELRRAEEVFYDTVWSDGLLLHRSHHWFTCAAMTTADIDHAVAVIGRGYRAVRDTG, encoded by the coding sequence ATGGACACCACCGGACCGGTCACGGACGGGCGTGCCCGCCGCTCCGCCGCGGCCGACGTCGACGGGTCGATCCTGGCCAAGCCGAGCCTTCTCGGCGGCACGGGCACAGCGGCGGAACCTCGCTGGGTGGAGCGCGCCGAGGGCGCCCACCTGTGGGACGCGGCGGGCCACCGCTACCTCGACATGGTCCTGGGTTTCGGGTCGGTGATCCTCGGCCACGCCGACCCGGAGGTCACCGAGGCCGTCGTCGCCGACATCCGGCGCGGCGTCTCGGCGACCCTGCGCAAGGAGGCCGAGCTCGAACTGGCCGAGCTCCTCACCGCGACAGTGCCCGGGGCCGAGATGGCGATGCTCCTGAAGACCGGGTCGGACGCCACCTCGGCCGCCGTCCGCGTGGCGCGCGCCCACACCGGCCGCGAGCGCGTCCTGCGCTGGGGCTACCAGGGCTGGCACGACTGGTGCGCACCGCGCGGTGCCGGTGTCCCGCGCGCCTGCCGGGAGCTCACCGACACCCTGCCCTTCGACGATGTCGAGGCCCTGCGGGCCCGGTTCCGCGACCACGGCGACCGGATCGCGGCGGTCGTGGTCATGCCCGCCGGCGACGAGCCCGTGAGCCGCGAGTACCTGCTGGAGTGCCGGCGATTGGCACACCACCACGGCAGCCTGTTCGTCCTCGACGAGATCCGCACCGGCTTCCGGCTCGCCCTCGGCGGAGCGCAGGAGTACTTCGGAGTCACCGCCGACCTCGTCACCGTCAGCAAGGCGATGGCCAACGGCCACCCGGTCTCCGCGCTGCTCGGCCGCCGCGACGTCCTGCGCACCCTGGCGTCGGTGTCGATGTCCTCGGTGTTCTTCCGCAGCACCGACGGCATGGCAGCCGCACTGGCCACCATCCGGCGGCTGCGCGACACGGCCGCCATCGCCGACGTGTGGCGACACGGCCGCCGACTGCAGGAGGGAATGGCCGCCGAGGCGCGCGACGCCGGGGTGCCGGTGCGCGTCGTCGGCCTCCCCCCGATGCCGTTCCACCGGTTCGACCTCACCGGTGAGGAACTCCGCCGCGCCGAGGAGGTCTTCTACGACACGGTCTGGTCGGACGGGCTCCTGCTGCATCGCTCCCACCACTGGTTCACCTGCGCCGCGATGACCACGGCCGACATCGACCATGCGGTGGCCGTGATCGGACGCGGGTACCGAGCGGTTCGGGACACCGGGTGA
- the rpsG gene encoding 30S ribosomal protein S7: protein MPRKGPAPKRQLITDPVYGSPLVTALINKVLLDGKRSIAQGIVYDALEGAREKTGQDPLVVLKRALDNVKPALEVRSRRVGGATYQVPVEVRASRSTTLALRWLVSYARQRREKTMTERLMNELVDASNGLGASVKRREDTHKMAESNKAFAHYRW, encoded by the coding sequence ATGCCGCGCAAGGGCCCGGCGCCGAAGCGCCAGCTGATCACCGACCCCGTCTACGGGTCGCCGCTGGTCACCGCACTCATCAACAAGGTGCTGCTGGACGGCAAGCGCTCCATCGCCCAGGGGATCGTCTACGACGCCCTTGAGGGTGCCCGTGAGAAGACCGGTCAGGACCCGCTCGTGGTGCTGAAGCGTGCTCTGGACAACGTGAAGCCCGCCCTTGAGGTGCGCAGCCGCCGTGTCGGTGGCGCGACCTACCAGGTGCCGGTCGAGGTCCGTGCGTCCCGGAGCACCACGCTCGCTCTCCGCTGGCTCGTCTCCTACGCGCGTCAGCGCCGTGAGAAGACGATGACCGAGCGTCTGATGAACGAGCTGGTCGACGCCAGCAACGGTCTTGGCGCGAGCGTCAAGCGCCGCGAGGACACGCACAAGATGGCGGAGTCGAACAAGGCCTTCGCCCACTACCGCTGGTAA
- a CDS encoding glycosyltransferase, protein MTSAGTVLYLTNQSAYPPHSGGQMREWQFLSRLGDRYDIHFLAITPHYDRDVRTVDALLGHCASATFFEAAPGPGDEPDLPDRVLQYRCDRVADHISRFLATHSVDFIHVEGYFLMRHVPDTPGTPILLLAENIEYALDRARQEVVGAEPVAWTRTREVEQAAWRRADLCGTVSVDDAAVLRHDLPTARIRWLPSGCDHISADDPLAAESAGLVPPTPRGRTVTYVGNSTWGPSRDAALYLLGEVWPQVLAEVPDARLLVAGSGQDPDGLGLTAVDPSVHLLGVVPSLAPVLAATDVFVCPNRFGGGVKAKILEALHAGCAVVSTSFGAQGVGPVVQEALLTGDSTDELVFGIVRLLRDGTLLDKQRSLVRDAIHTLPTWDEATDRMHRAWTEMRTPAAG, encoded by the coding sequence GTGACGAGCGCGGGCACCGTGCTCTATCTGACCAATCAGTCCGCCTACCCACCCCACAGCGGCGGGCAGATGCGGGAGTGGCAGTTCCTCTCCCGCCTCGGCGACCGGTACGACATCCACTTCCTGGCCATCACCCCCCACTACGACCGCGACGTGCGCACCGTGGACGCACTGCTCGGCCACTGCGCCTCGGCGACCTTCTTCGAGGCCGCCCCCGGCCCCGGCGACGAACCGGATCTGCCCGACCGCGTCCTGCAGTACCGCTGCGACCGCGTGGCCGACCACATCTCGCGCTTCCTCGCCACCCACTCCGTCGACTTCATCCACGTCGAGGGCTACTTCCTCATGCGGCACGTCCCCGACACCCCGGGCACCCCGATCCTGCTGCTCGCCGAGAACATCGAGTACGCCCTGGACCGGGCACGCCAGGAGGTCGTCGGTGCCGAGCCCGTCGCCTGGACCCGCACCCGCGAGGTCGAACAGGCCGCATGGCGCCGCGCCGACCTGTGCGGAACGGTCAGCGTGGACGACGCGGCCGTCCTCCGCCACGACCTGCCCACCGCGCGCATCCGCTGGCTCCCGTCCGGCTGCGACCACATCTCCGCCGACGACCCGCTCGCCGCGGAGTCGGCCGGCCTCGTCCCGCCCACGCCCCGCGGCCGCACCGTCACCTACGTCGGCAACTCGACCTGGGGGCCGAGCCGGGACGCCGCCCTGTACCTCCTCGGCGAGGTATGGCCGCAGGTCCTGGCCGAGGTGCCCGACGCGCGACTGCTCGTGGCAGGCAGCGGACAGGACCCCGACGGCCTCGGGCTCACCGCGGTCGACCCCTCCGTCCACCTGCTGGGCGTGGTGCCCAGCCTTGCGCCGGTCCTTGCCGCCACCGACGTCTTCGTCTGCCCCAACCGCTTCGGCGGCGGGGTCAAGGCCAAGATCCTGGAGGCGCTCCACGCCGGGTGCGCGGTGGTGAGCACCTCCTTCGGGGCGCAGGGGGTGGGCCCCGTGGTCCAGGAGGCCCTGCTGACCGGAGACAGCACCGACGAGCTGGTGTTCGGCATCGTCCGGCTCCTCCGAGACGGCACCCTGCTCGACAAACAGCGCTCCCTGGTCCGTGACGCCATCCACACCCTGCCCACCTGGGACGAAGCCACCGACCGGATGCACCGCGCGTGGACGGAGATGCGCACCCCGGCCGCAGGCTGA
- a CDS encoding 5'/3'-nucleotidase SurE — translation MANDDGADAHGLSVLTAAAAALGPPLVLANDIGWTAAGTSLRFPGGDARRIIRDGDRWTFADTPPALLAAAACSGALGPAPDAALVGVNHGPNVGGMAAHSGTVGAALTAAAHGLPAVAVSSDDVHATHGAEDGPPHHGLAAALAVRLVSLVERLRRREGEGIALNVNVPNLPAEQVAGIRIAVPARALPAARLDAHGAVRPGIDIDEPPDPGSDIALLRDGFATVTVVCGALPERGLRDGVAAIERDLLGGGGRAGAAAVARAHNHSTRIG, via the coding sequence GTGGCCAATGACGACGGCGCCGACGCGCACGGGCTGTCCGTCCTCACCGCGGCGGCGGCCGCGCTCGGTCCGCCCTTGGTCCTCGCCAACGACATCGGCTGGACGGCGGCCGGCACCTCACTGCGCTTCCCGGGCGGAGACGCCCGACGCATCATCCGGGACGGCGACCGCTGGACCTTCGCCGACACCCCGCCGGCCCTCCTGGCCGCAGCGGCCTGCTCCGGTGCACTCGGCCCCGCGCCGGACGCCGCCCTCGTCGGAGTGAACCACGGGCCCAACGTCGGCGGCATGGCCGCGCACTCCGGAACCGTCGGCGCCGCACTGACCGCGGCCGCCCACGGCCTCCCGGCGGTGGCGGTCAGCAGCGACGACGTCCACGCCACCCACGGCGCGGAGGACGGCCCCCCGCACCACGGGCTCGCCGCGGCCCTCGCGGTGCGACTGGTGTCCCTGGTGGAACGGCTGCGGCGGCGAGAAGGGGAGGGGATCGCGCTCAACGTGAACGTCCCCAACCTCCCCGCCGAGCAGGTGGCCGGGATCCGGATCGCGGTTCCGGCCCGGGCGCTGCCCGCAGCCCGGCTGGACGCCCACGGCGCGGTGAGGCCCGGTATCGACATCGACGAGCCCCCCGACCCCGGAAGCGACATCGCGCTGCTGCGCGACGGGTTCGCCACCGTCACCGTCGTGTGCGGCGCTCTCCCGGAACGGGGGCTGCGCGACGGCGTGGCCGCGATCGAGCGGGATCTGCTCGGCGGGGGAGGTCGGGCCGGGGCCGCGGCGGTGGCAAGAGCACACAACCACAGCACACGGATCGGATAG
- a CDS encoding condensation domain-containing protein, which yields MTAAPTEPPEIEPAAVDAGSAFRVWNDDEMWFAPPHGQARPTLSTHCWWELPADAVPDLLFEAVRLVASRHDMLTSRIERRGDRIHCRPGAAEPEIRHLRTGIAVGNAGEAETLGELDPFTGPMLRAVLDRRSAPARFCLQISHAVLDGWSMDLLLRELAETYERLAVGAPVDARPAPQMRDWAAAQWDILKATRDERLDGWRRLLEAGPLAPAPVPGTPGDRSGTVRWRAPEGLPTAVRSTARRLRCSPTVLLVTLLGRALVAEHGAAAAVRVPFANRHHPGALDVIGNLSTQVPVLFSAGDAHADRDLGDLTVAANRRMLDAIALLPLSFEAALAELWSSAQAARADRQTPFFALEVEDGADDDEDDLAGGVLTDVVSPMDEQDGCEVTAEFDEDEAVITAGWRGLTRSEEERMHAVFGEFTARLGELATPAA from the coding sequence ATGACCGCGGCACCGACCGAACCTCCGGAGATCGAACCCGCTGCGGTGGACGCCGGCAGCGCGTTCCGCGTCTGGAACGACGACGAGATGTGGTTCGCCCCACCTCACGGCCAAGCCCGGCCGACCCTGTCCACCCACTGCTGGTGGGAGCTGCCCGCCGATGCGGTCCCGGACCTGCTGTTCGAGGCGGTGCGCCTGGTCGCGTCCCGGCACGACATGCTGACGAGCCGGATCGAACGCCGCGGCGACCGGATCCACTGCCGCCCCGGTGCGGCCGAACCCGAGATCCGGCACCTGCGCACCGGCATCGCCGTCGGGAACGCCGGGGAGGCGGAGACCCTCGGCGAGCTCGACCCGTTCACGGGTCCCATGCTCCGGGCCGTGCTGGACCGGCGTTCCGCCCCCGCGCGCTTCTGCCTCCAGATCAGCCACGCCGTCCTGGACGGCTGGTCGATGGACCTGCTGCTGCGGGAGCTGGCCGAGACCTACGAGCGGCTGGCCGTCGGCGCGCCCGTCGACGCCCGCCCTGCGCCGCAGATGCGTGACTGGGCCGCCGCCCAATGGGACATCCTGAAGGCGACGCGCGACGAACGGCTGGACGGGTGGCGGCGCCTGCTCGAAGCGGGGCCGCTCGCGCCGGCCCCCGTGCCCGGCACCCCGGGCGATCGCTCCGGCACGGTCCGCTGGCGGGCCCCGGAGGGCCTGCCGACCGCGGTGCGGTCCACCGCCCGCCGCCTGCGCTGCTCGCCCACGGTGCTGCTGGTCACCCTGCTCGGCCGCGCTCTGGTGGCCGAGCACGGAGCCGCGGCGGCGGTCCGTGTCCCCTTCGCCAACCGGCACCATCCCGGGGCATTGGACGTCATCGGCAACCTGAGCACCCAGGTTCCCGTCCTGTTCTCCGCCGGCGACGCCCACGCCGACCGGGATCTCGGCGACCTCACGGTGGCGGCGAACCGGCGCATGCTGGACGCGATCGCGTTGCTGCCCCTGTCCTTCGAAGCGGCGCTCGCCGAGCTATGGAGTTCGGCGCAGGCCGCGCGCGCCGACCGGCAGACCCCCTTCTTCGCCCTGGAGGTGGAGGACGGGGCCGACGACGACGAGGACGACCTGGCCGGCGGCGTCCTCACCGACGTGGTCTCGCCCATGGACGAGCAGGACGGCTGCGAGGTCACCGCCGAGTTCGACGAGGACGAGGCGGTGATCACCGCCGGGTGGCGCGGCCTCACTCGGTCGGAGGAGGAGCGCATGCACGCGGTCTTCGGAGAGTTCACCGCACGGCTGGGGGAGCTGGCGACGCCCGCCGCGTGA
- a CDS encoding amidinotransferase, with protein MPVRPSPQTASPGAAPATARPTVASYNEWDPLEEVIVGTARGAARVAFEPALAAYYPLGDPERNFGGAPFPQEDIDRAERQLDAFALRLEKEGVTVRRPEPVMHHEGYTTPDFAAANGHAQTCPRDVLLVIGDRIIEVPMAQRGRFFEYRAYRRLVKEYFAAGAQWVAAPRPQLAEETYVPGYTTEDTYYDFADHPALTEFEPLFDAASFTRCGRDIFCQPDVVTNRFGIDWLRRYLGPEFNVHIVQFSDRYPQHIDTTLVPLRPGLALTNPERPFKDDMADFFTESGWRLVDAVPSVRTGPPSTRDVSNWISTNILMLNPETAVVEAAEEPLTDLFRSLGIDVIECEFDAVFRFGGSFHCCTLDIRRQGELQSYFG; from the coding sequence GTGCCCGTTCGACCCAGCCCGCAGACCGCGTCCCCGGGGGCCGCCCCCGCCACGGCGCGGCCCACCGTCGCCTCCTACAACGAGTGGGACCCCCTGGAAGAGGTCATCGTCGGTACCGCCCGCGGCGCCGCCCGAGTCGCGTTCGAACCCGCGCTGGCCGCGTACTACCCCCTGGGCGACCCGGAGCGGAACTTCGGCGGCGCCCCCTTCCCCCAAGAGGACATCGACCGGGCCGAGCGCCAGCTCGACGCGTTCGCGCTGCGCCTGGAGAAGGAGGGTGTGACCGTCCGGCGCCCCGAACCCGTCATGCACCACGAGGGCTACACCACCCCCGACTTCGCGGCCGCCAACGGGCATGCCCAGACCTGCCCCCGCGACGTCCTGCTCGTCATCGGCGACCGGATCATCGAGGTGCCCATGGCCCAGCGCGGCCGCTTCTTCGAGTACCGCGCCTACCGCAGGCTGGTAAAGGAGTACTTCGCGGCCGGAGCACAGTGGGTGGCCGCGCCCAGGCCGCAACTCGCCGAGGAGACCTACGTCCCCGGTTACACCACCGAGGACACCTACTACGACTTCGCCGACCACCCCGCGCTGACCGAGTTCGAGCCGCTCTTCGACGCGGCCTCCTTCACCCGGTGCGGCCGCGACATCTTCTGCCAGCCCGACGTGGTCACCAACCGGTTCGGCATCGACTGGCTGCGCCGCTACCTCGGCCCCGAGTTCAACGTGCACATCGTGCAGTTCTCCGACCGCTACCCCCAGCACATCGACACCACTCTGGTCCCGTTGCGGCCGGGACTCGCCCTCACCAACCCCGAGCGGCCGTTCAAGGACGACATGGCCGACTTCTTCACCGAGAGCGGCTGGCGGCTGGTCGACGCGGTGCCGTCGGTGCGCACCGGCCCGCCGTCCACACGCGACGTCAGCAACTGGATCTCCACCAACATCCTCATGCTCAACCCCGAGACCGCCGTGGTGGAGGCCGCCGAGGAGCCCCTCACGGACCTCTTCCGCTCCCTGGGCATCGACGTCATCGAATGCGAGTTCGACGCGGTCTTCCGATTCGGCGGCAGTTTCCACTGCTGCACCCTGGACATCCGGCGCCAGGGCGAGCTGCAGAGCTACTTCGGCTGA
- the fusA gene encoding elongation factor G — MATTALDLAKVRNIGIMAHIDAGKTTTTERILYYTGVTYKVGEVHDGAATMDWMKEEQERGITITSAATTTHWDDHTINIIDTPGHVDFTVEVERSLRVLDGAVAVFDAKEGVEPQSEQVWRQADRYGVPRICFVNKMDKIGAEFQRCVDMFADRLGANPLAIQLPIGAESDFKGVIDLVRMKALVWNEEAKLGEMYDTVEIPESHAEAAREAHDKMIETLAEADDEIMELYLDGVEPTVEQVVPAIRRATIAGTAIPVLCGTAFKNKGVQPLLDAVTAYLPSPLDVEAVTGHDPKDESEEASLARKPSEQEPLSALVFKIMSDPHLGKLSYLRVYSGVLEAGTQVLNSVKGRKERIGKIYRMHSNKREEIARVGAGDIVAVMGLKDTTTGETLCDPAQPIVLESMTFPAPVIRVAVEPKTKSDQEKLGVAIQRLAEEDPSFQVSTDEETGQTIIAGMGELHLEVLVNRMRDEFKVEANIGKPQVAYRETIRKKVEKVEYTHKKQTGGSGQFGRVIIDLEPLAADGDGDSGGYEFVNSITGGRIPREYIPSVDAGCQEAAEFGVLAGYPLVGIKVTLQDGAYHDVDSSELAFKVAGSMAFKEAARKAKPVILEPVMAVEVTTPEEYMGDVIGDLNSRRGQIQSMDERAGVRVVKALVPLSEMFGYVGDLRSRTQGRANYTMVFDSYVEVPTNVQEEIVAKARGE, encoded by the coding sequence ATGGCTACCACTGCTCTTGACCTAGCCAAGGTCCGCAACATCGGGATCATGGCGCACATCGACGCGGGTAAGACCACGACGACCGAGCGGATCCTCTACTACACCGGCGTGACATACAAGGTCGGTGAGGTCCACGATGGCGCCGCCACCATGGACTGGATGAAGGAGGAGCAGGAGCGAGGGATCACGATCACCTCGGCCGCTACCACCACCCACTGGGACGACCACACCATCAACATCATCGACACGCCCGGCCACGTCGACTTCACGGTCGAGGTCGAGCGGTCGCTGCGTGTGCTCGACGGTGCGGTCGCGGTGTTCGACGCCAAGGAAGGCGTCGAGCCGCAGTCCGAGCAGGTCTGGCGGCAGGCCGACCGGTACGGCGTCCCGCGCATCTGTTTCGTCAACAAGATGGACAAGATCGGCGCGGAGTTCCAGCGCTGCGTGGACATGTTCGCCGACCGCCTCGGCGCCAACCCGCTCGCCATCCAGCTGCCGATCGGTGCCGAGTCCGACTTCAAGGGCGTCATCGACCTCGTCCGCATGAAGGCCCTCGTCTGGAACGAGGAAGCCAAGCTGGGCGAGATGTACGACACGGTCGAGATCCCCGAGTCGCACGCCGAGGCCGCCCGTGAGGCGCACGACAAGATGATCGAGACGCTGGCCGAGGCCGACGACGAGATCATGGAGCTCTACCTGGACGGCGTCGAGCCGACCGTGGAGCAGGTCGTGCCCGCCATCCGGCGCGCGACCATCGCCGGTACCGCGATTCCGGTGCTGTGCGGTACCGCCTTCAAGAACAAGGGCGTGCAGCCCCTGCTCGACGCGGTCACCGCCTACCTGCCCTCGCCCCTGGACGTCGAGGCCGTCACCGGCCACGACCCCAAGGACGAGTCCGAGGAGGCCAGCCTCGCCCGCAAGCCGAGCGAGCAGGAGCCCCTGTCCGCTTTGGTCTTCAAGATCATGAGCGACCCGCACCTGGGCAAGCTTTCGTACCTGCGCGTCTACTCCGGTGTCCTGGAGGCCGGCACGCAGGTGCTGAACAGCGTCAAGGGGCGCAAGGAGCGCATCGGCAAGATCTACCGGATGCACTCCAACAAGCGCGAGGAGATCGCGCGCGTCGGTGCCGGTGACATCGTCGCCGTCATGGGCCTGAAGGACACGACCACGGGTGAGACGCTGTGCGACCCCGCGCAGCCGATCGTCCTGGAGTCGATGACCTTCCCCGCCCCGGTCATTCGCGTCGCCGTCGAGCCGAAGACCAAGAGCGACCAGGAGAAGCTGGGCGTCGCGATCCAGCGTCTGGCCGAGGAGGACCCGTCCTTCCAGGTCTCCACGGACGAGGAGACCGGCCAGACCATCATCGCCGGTATGGGCGAGCTGCACCTTGAAGTGCTCGTCAACCGCATGCGCGACGAGTTCAAGGTCGAGGCGAACATCGGTAAGCCGCAGGTGGCCTACCGCGAGACCATTCGCAAGAAGGTCGAGAAGGTCGAATACACCCACAAGAAGCAGACGGGTGGTTCCGGCCAGTTCGGTCGCGTCATCATCGACCTGGAGCCCCTCGCGGCCGATGGCGACGGTGACAGCGGCGGTTACGAGTTCGTCAACAGCATCACCGGTGGCCGCATCCCGCGGGAGTACATCCCGTCCGTGGACGCGGGCTGCCAGGAAGCCGCCGAGTTCGGTGTCCTCGCCGGGTACCCGCTCGTCGGGATCAAGGTCACCCTGCAGGACGGCGCCTACCACGACGTCGACTCCTCCGAACTCGCCTTCAAGGTCGCCGGCTCCATGGCGTTCAAGGAGGCGGCGCGCAAGGCCAAGCCGGTCATTCTCGAACCGGTCATGGCGGTCGAGGTCACGACGCCCGAGGAGTACATGGGCGACGTGATCGGTGACCTGAACAGCCGACGCGGTCAGATCCAGTCGATGGACGAGCGCGCCGGGGTCCGGGTCGTCAAGGCCTTGGTGCCTCTGTCGGAAATGTTCGGCTACGTGGGTGACCTGCGCAGCCGGACCCAGGGTCGAGCCAACTACACGATGGTGTTCGACTCCTACGTCGAGGTCCCGACCAACGTCCAAGAAGAGATCGTTGCGAAGGCGCGCGGCGAATAA
- the rpsL gene encoding 30S ribosomal protein S12: MPTIQQLVRKGRQDKLTKSQTPALKGSPQRRGVCTRVYTTTPRKPNSALRKVARVKLSSGIEVTAYIPGVGHNLQEHSIVLVRGGRVKDLPGVRYKVIRGSLDTQGVRNRKQARSRYGVKKEK, encoded by the coding sequence GTGCCCACCATCCAGCAGCTGGTCCGTAAGGGCCGACAGGACAAGCTCACAAAGAGCCAGACCCCGGCGCTGAAGGGGAGTCCGCAGCGTCGTGGTGTGTGCACGCGTGTTTACACCACCACGCCCCGAAAGCCGAACTCCGCGCTGCGCAAGGTCGCCCGTGTGAAGTTGAGCAGCGGTATCGAGGTCACTGCCTACATTCCCGGTGTCGGGCACAACCTGCAGGAGCACTCCATCGTGCTCGTGCGCGGTGGCCGTGTGAAGGACCTGCCGGGTGTCCGGTACAAGGTCATCCGCGGTTCGCTGGACACTCAGGGCGTCCGTAACCGCAAGCAAGCGCGTAGCCGTTACGGCGTTAAGAAGGAGAAGTAA